The DNA segment AGATAGTTCGTCCGCGAGGGCCTTCCCTGGGCTTGGCTGCAACAGCGACGACAGCTACTCGGTGCGAAGTGCTGGCGAAATATTGCTGACCACGCCGGCGTGAATCGCTTCGACGCCGAACTCCGTCGCGAGATCCAGCGCTCCTTGCGCGTTGATGCCGAGGCAATAGCCGGTTACCTTGCGCGTCGCCAGGTCGACGGTCACTGTGCGCCCGTCGAGCAACGAGTGGCGTTGCCAACGTTCTGGCAACTCCGTCGCCTCGCCGGCCAACTGCGCGAGATTCTCCGCGAGTCGCGACAGAATATCGGACAGCACTTCGGTGAGGTTGTGTGGTCGGCCGGTGAGATCCACGAGCGATGTCGCCAGAGCTTGCACGTCAATGGGAGCGGCCACCAGCGAATTGTTCACGTTCACGCCGACGCCGATCACCAATCGATGCGGCGCGTCCTGCTTGCGCGGCGGCGCTTCGACGAGCACGCCGCAGATCTTTCGCCCTGAGTGGTAGACGTCGTTCGGCCATTTGACGCCGCAATCGTCGGCCGGCGCAAGGTTGTCAACGGCATCGCGCACCGCGAGCGCCGCACAGAGCGACGTCCGCGGCCATTGCTCGCTGCGCAGACCTAACGCTTCCGGCTCGATCAGCAGCGAGAACGTCAACGCGCCGGCGCTCGACCACCAGCGATTCGCCCCGCGGCCCTTGCCGGCCGATTGCCCCGCCGCTAACACGAGTTGCGGGCAATTGACGACGCCACCTGCCGCCAACTCCGCGGCGCGGACGTTAGTGGACTCGATCGCGTCATGGAATTCAACCTCGCGAAGCCAGACGTGACGGCGAAGTTGCTCTAGGTCAAACATCAGCGGGCGCTACTCCGGAGGATTCACCACGGAGCACACGGAGAGCACGGAGGAGAGGAGAAGAAGGGAACACCGGAAGTAACCATGGCAGGTGATTGAATTCTGTCAATTGCTCCATCGAGTTATGAATTCCAAATGGCATCCTTCCTCCCTCCGTGACTCCGTGGTGAAGCCCGCGCAGGACCCGATTTGCGAAAAATCGCGGAAGTGAAAAAACCGACATTGACCGCCTCGGGACGATGTCCTATTCTCCCCCCGCACGGTTCGCAACGGCGGTCGACAGCCCGCGAATCGCCAGGCAACAATCAACACGGAATATCGTAATCCACGTGGACGGGCCCGCATCCGGGAATACCGCTTCGGCGGCGTTCCTGCGGGCCACGGGGCGGGGCCGCCGGCATGGAGGCGGGCGGTACGCTTCGCACAACGCCGACCGATGACGAGCACGGAACGCTCTTCGTCCGCATTCCGGGACGCGAGCTTTCTTTCCTCGCTCATCACGATCGCCCTCGTGGCGCATCGACCAATCGCTCCCGGAAACGCTTGGTGTCCTCCGCCCCCCTAGGACCCAATCGTTCCGGGGGCCTTTTTTTTGCGCTCCATGCATTGAGCGCCGTTTCAGCGCTACGTGCGTTTGCTCCGTTGGCGCTGCTGGGAGTGAATGTCGAATTTCTAAATCTATATGTCGAATCAAGTTCGAATGACTGAATGACGAATGCCGATGCGTGCTAACACACCATTCGGGCATTCGACATTCGTCATTTGCCTACGCTATAGTCCGCCACTTCAATCTGGTATCCGTCCGGGTCGCGGAAAAAGACCTGCGTGATCGGCGTGCCGCGGAGTTCGTTCGCGCGATAGGGGATGCTGGCCGCGTCGAGACGTGCTTTGACTTCCGCCGCGCTCTTCACTTCGAACGCAGTGTGGTTGCCGCGTGGGTCGATCGTGGGGCCCGGCTCCGGCAGCGACGGCTTTTCGATCAGGTGAATGCACGCCGCGCCGTTCCGGATCCAAGCGCCCGCGAAGCCAAGGTCCGGCCGCGGCATTTCCGTGAAGCCGAGGATGTCGCGGTAAAAAGTCACTGAGGCCTCCAGCCGTTTCACCTCGAACGACAAATGATTCAGCGAGAGTAGTTCCAGCGGGGCGGACATGATGAATCCTGCGGGCGTGGGAGCGAACGAGAGGGAAACCAACCACTCGCGTATTGTGCCCGATCGACCTGCCGCCCGCCAGAGTTCAGCGGATAAATCCCCAGCCAGGCGAAGAAAAAACGCCCTCTTTCCGATCATGCACGCACGCCCGGAAAGAGGGCGAACACGACGAGATTCGCGACTATTTTTTGCGCGTGTACTCGATGGTCATCTTGAGAGCTTCTCTATCGCCATTGAACTGATACATCTTGAACGTCTGATGATCCTTGTCTGAGTAGGTCGTCGTTTCTTTGTACTTCGTGGGTTTGCCGTCCATGCCAGGGCCTTCGCCGGTCATGGTCATCGTCTTGGCCTTGGCGTCGTACTCCCCT comes from the Planctomycetia bacterium genome and includes:
- a CDS encoding biotin--[acetyl-CoA-carboxylase] ligase translates to MFDLEQLRRHVWLREVEFHDAIESTNVRAAELAAGGVVNCPQLVLAAGQSAGKGRGANRWWSSAGALTFSLLIEPEALGLRSEQWPRTSLCAALAVRDAVDNLAPADDCGVKWPNDVYHSGRKICGVLVEAPPRKQDAPHRLVIGVGVNVNNSLVAAPIDVQALATSLVDLTGRPHNLTEVLSDILSRLAENLAQLAGEATELPERWQRHSLLDGRTVTVDLATRKVTGYCLGINAQGALDLATEFGVEAIHAGVVSNISPALRTE
- a CDS encoding VOC family protein, yielding MSAPLELLSLNHLSFEVKRLEASVTFYRDILGFTEMPRPDLGFAGAWIRNGAACIHLIEKPSLPEPGPTIDPRGNHTAFEVKSAAEVKARLDAASIPYRANELRGTPITQVFFRDPDGYQIEVADYSVGK